One genomic region from Athalia rosae chromosome 3, iyAthRosa1.1, whole genome shotgun sequence encodes:
- the LOC105689787 gene encoding uncharacterized protein LOC105689787, with protein sequence MRLINFKNLENAVDICYQEQKSNATSPLHNCLNGKLHSNCTSLADISRSFLHIFFEALLHWTPYAIFAIILITVTIPLLSRCCEMARCNTLTDRRAIFFTLFEDRIRREFCSQSAETMSTIVTAVSHILRRNPERPSILLCLASPDAKNTCIKIARATAAAVMSSFRKPKENIDEVTLDCSNYESTDDFWKFYEDMTQRMSRQKVVVLKEFEKINPQVATSLCHLANDTYAPFPQSIIIVCLDIGTRFDHNNLKGQAPVTLAETFLGEKWDYSLDNVAMTELLGRLTGRAVLIEKELVQLRRFAGSLPAIQGYLGPPPKLRRRRQIARSEMQI encoded by the exons ATgcgtttgataaattttaaaaatttagaaaacgcGGTTGACATTTGCTATCAAGAGCAGAAATCTAACGCGACATCACCATTGCATAACTGCCTTAATGGAAAACTGCATTCCAACTGCACCTCTTTGG CCGATATCTCACGGTCATTTCTGCACATCTTCTTTGAAGCATTACTTCACTGGACCCCGTATGCGATTTTCGCTATAATTTTGATTACCGTAACGATTCCATTGCTCTCGAGGTGCTGCGAAATGGCCCGTTGCAATACCCTCACCGACAGAAGagctatttttttcacccttttcgAGGACAGGATCAG ACGAGAATTTTGCTCGCAGTCTGCGGAGACGATGTCGACAATCGTGACGGCAGTCTCTCATATTCTCCGGAGAAATCCAGAAAGGCCCTCTATCCTCCTGTGCCTCGCCTCTCccgacgcaaaaaacacctgCATAAAAATTGCACGGGCAACAGCCGCCGCTGTAATGTCTTCCTTCCGAAAACCTAAAGAAAACATCGACGAAGTCACGCTGGATTGTTCAAA TTACGAGAGTACCGACGACTTCTGGAAATTCTACGAAGATATGACACAGCGCATGAGTCGCCAAAAGGTTGTTGTCCTCAAGgagttcgaaaaaatcaaccctCAAGTAGCTACGTCACTTTGCCACCTCGCCAATGACACCTACGCGCCTTTTCCCCAA TCGATAATAATCGTCTGCTTGGACATCGGTACAAGATTCGATCATAACAATTTGAAAGGACAGGCACCGGTTACACTAGCGGAAACTTTCCTCGGAGAAAA GTGGGATTACTCCTTGGACAACGTTGCGATGACTGAACTTCTAGGACGATTGACCGGAAGAGCTGTTTTGATTGAAAAGGAATTAGTTCAACTTCGAAGATTTGCTGGTTCACTGCCTGCGATACAAGG GTATTTGGGACCACCGCCTAAATTGCGGCGACGCCGACAAATCGCTCGAAGTGAAATGCAGATATGA